A region of Streptomyces sp. NBC_01267 DNA encodes the following proteins:
- a CDS encoding quaternary amine ABC transporter ATP-binding protein, with product MATTAPAPEPATDPRALVFSVRNLWKVFGPRADRIPGDASLTGLSAEELRERTGCTAAVRDVSFDVHEGEVFVVMGLSGSGKSTLVRCLTRLIEPTSGSLGMDGEDVRAMDKAQLRELRRHRAAMVFQHFGLLPHRTVLDNVGYGLEIQGVGRAERRARAAEFIRKVGLTGLEQRRPSELSGGQQQRVGLARALAVDPEVLLFDEPFSALDPLIRRDMQEEVVRLHKEEGRTMVFITHDLSEALTLGDRIALMRDGRIVQLGTPEEIVGSPADDYVRDFVRDVPREQVLTVRRAMRPAVGAEGDEDESLDPTALISDAIDVVVRAGRPVRVVQDGRCLGVVDHACLLSVVSRLDRAEVAA from the coding sequence ATGGCGACCACCGCACCCGCCCCCGAGCCCGCGACGGACCCCCGCGCACTCGTCTTCTCCGTCCGTAATCTGTGGAAGGTCTTCGGACCCAGGGCCGACCGGATCCCCGGCGACGCCTCGCTCACCGGACTGTCCGCCGAGGAACTGCGCGAGCGCACCGGATGCACCGCGGCCGTCCGCGATGTCTCCTTCGACGTCCACGAGGGCGAGGTCTTCGTGGTGATGGGGCTCTCCGGCTCCGGCAAGTCCACCCTGGTCCGCTGCCTGACCCGGCTCATCGAGCCCACCAGCGGCAGCCTCGGCATGGACGGCGAGGACGTCCGGGCCATGGACAAGGCCCAACTGCGAGAACTGCGCAGGCACCGGGCCGCCATGGTCTTCCAGCACTTCGGTCTGCTTCCGCACCGCACGGTCCTGGACAACGTCGGCTACGGGCTGGAGATCCAGGGGGTGGGCCGGGCCGAACGACGCGCCAGAGCAGCCGAGTTCATCCGGAAGGTCGGCCTCACGGGCCTGGAACAGCGACGGCCCAGCGAACTCTCCGGAGGCCAGCAGCAACGCGTCGGCCTTGCCCGCGCCCTGGCCGTGGACCCCGAAGTCCTGCTGTTCGACGAGCCGTTCAGCGCACTGGACCCGCTCATCCGGCGCGACATGCAGGAAGAGGTCGTCCGGCTGCATAAGGAAGAAGGCCGCACCATGGTCTTCATCACCCACGACCTGTCCGAGGCACTGACACTCGGCGACCGCATCGCCCTCATGCGCGACGGAAGGATCGTGCAACTCGGCACCCCCGAGGAGATCGTCGGATCCCCGGCCGACGACTACGTACGGGACTTCGTCCGTGACGTGCCGCGCGAACAGGTCCTCACCGTTCGCCGCGCCATGCGCCCGGCAGTCGGCGCGGAGGGCGACGAGGACGAGAGCCTCGACCCCACCGCGCTCATCAGTGACGCCATCGACGTCGTCGTCCGCGCGGGCCGTCCCGTCCGCGTCGTCCAGGACGGACGCTGCCTGGGCGTCGTGGACCACGCCTGTCTGCTCTCCGTCGTGTCCCGGCTGGACAGGGCGGAGGTGGCCGCCTGA
- a CDS encoding GMC family oxidoreductase, giving the protein MPSEISTLTADYVVVGGGTAGSVIASRLTEDPGVSVVVVEGGPTDIDRDDVLTLRRWLGLLGGDLDYAYPTTEQPRGNSHILHSRARVLGGCSSHNTLISFKPLPGDWDEWSERGAAGWDAKSMDPYFDRLRNNIVAVDEKDRNAIARDFVAAAQQAADVPRVEGFNKEPFHEGVGFFDLAYHPENNKRSSASVAYLHPHIEAGDRPNLRIMLETWAHKLELADNRVTGVHVRTKDGEEILLRAGREVLVCAGAVDTPRLLMLSGIGPQQDLEALGIPVVHDLPGVGENLLDHPESVIVWETDGPIPENSAMDSDAGLFVRRDPGSRGPDLMFHFYQIPFTDNPERLGYEKPEHGVSMTPNIPKPRSRGRLYLTSSDPEAKPALDFRYFTDEDDYDGRTLVDGIRLAREIAKTEPLAHWLKREVCPGPEVTSDEDLSEYARKVAHTVYHPAGTCRIGAADDALAVVDPELRVRGLSGIRIADASVFPTMPAVNPMIGVLMVGEKCAELLAAAPKPGGDV; this is encoded by the coding sequence ATGCCCTCCGAGATATCCACGCTCACCGCCGACTACGTCGTCGTCGGCGGCGGCACCGCGGGTTCGGTGATCGCCTCCCGGCTCACCGAGGACCCCGGTGTCAGCGTCGTCGTCGTCGAAGGCGGCCCGACCGACATCGACCGCGACGACGTCCTCACCCTCCGGCGCTGGCTCGGCCTGCTGGGCGGCGACCTCGACTACGCGTACCCCACCACCGAGCAGCCGCGCGGCAATTCGCACATCCTGCACAGCCGCGCCCGGGTGCTCGGCGGCTGCTCGTCGCACAACACGCTGATCTCCTTCAAGCCGCTGCCCGGCGACTGGGACGAGTGGTCCGAGCGGGGCGCCGCCGGCTGGGACGCGAAGTCCATGGACCCCTACTTCGACAGGCTCCGCAACAACATCGTCGCCGTGGACGAGAAGGACCGGAACGCCATCGCCCGGGACTTCGTGGCGGCGGCCCAGCAGGCCGCGGACGTCCCGCGGGTCGAGGGGTTCAACAAGGAGCCCTTCCACGAGGGCGTCGGCTTCTTCGACCTCGCCTACCACCCGGAGAACAACAAGCGGTCCTCCGCGTCGGTGGCCTATCTCCACCCGCACATCGAGGCCGGGGACCGCCCCAACCTCCGCATCATGCTGGAGACCTGGGCCCACAAACTGGAACTGGCGGACAACCGGGTCACCGGCGTGCACGTCCGTACCAAGGACGGTGAGGAGATCCTCCTGCGGGCCGGGCGCGAAGTGCTCGTCTGCGCGGGCGCGGTGGACACGCCGCGGCTGCTGATGCTGTCCGGCATAGGCCCACAGCAGGACCTGGAAGCCCTGGGCATACCCGTCGTGCACGACCTGCCGGGCGTCGGCGAGAACCTCCTCGACCACCCCGAGTCGGTCATCGTCTGGGAGACCGACGGACCCATCCCGGAGAACTCCGCGATGGACTCGGACGCCGGGCTCTTCGTACGGCGTGACCCCGGATCCCGCGGGCCCGACCTGATGTTCCACTTCTACCAGATCCCGTTCACCGACAACCCCGAACGTCTCGGCTACGAGAAGCCCGAGCACGGAGTGTCGATGACACCCAACATCCCCAAGCCGCGCAGCCGCGGACGGCTCTACCTCACCAGCTCCGACCCCGAGGCCAAACCGGCCCTGGACTTCCGGTACTTCACCGACGAGGACGACTACGACGGCCGGACACTGGTCGACGGCATCCGCCTCGCCCGCGAGATCGCGAAGACCGAACCGCTGGCCCACTGGCTGAAGCGCGAGGTCTGCCCCGGCCCCGAGGTCACCTCCGACGAGGACCTCAGCGAGTACGCCCGCAAGGTCGCCCACACCGTCTACCACCCGGCGGGCACCTGCCGCATCGGCGCGGCCGACGACGCCCTGGCCGTGGTCGACCCCGAACTGCGGGTCCGCGGCCTGTCGGGCATCCGCATCGCCGACGCGTCGGTCTTCCCGACGATGCCCGCGGTCAACCCGATGATCGGCGTCCTCATGGTGGGCGAGAAGTGCGCCGAACTGCTGGCCGCGGCCCCGAAACCGGGAGGTGACGTCTGA
- a CDS encoding aldehyde dehydrogenase family protein, with the protein MSAAETIHVDGVWRAAASGAVREVLDPADARPFRTVAEGGAADADAAVLAAHRAFDGGQGTWPRTPVAERAALLRRVAGLLQRDREELALIESRDTGKTLEEGRVDVDDVTNAFGYFADLVTNESGGRVVDAGSPDVHSVVVHEPVGVCALITPWNYPLLQASWKIAPALAAGNTFVVKPSEVTPLSTVHLVKLLVEAGLPAGVANIVTGPGVPVGARLAEHPQVDLFSFTGGLASGTRAAQSAVAGAKRIALELGGKNPNVVFADACATEDGFDTAVDQALNAAFIHSGQVCSAGARLIVEESVKDRFVTELAHRAEKIRLGRGTADGVECGPLVSQQQLDKVEAYVASALAEGAKLRCGGQRPEPSELRPATGYFYLPTVLDGCHREMKVVREETFGPILTVESFRDEEEAVALANDTEYGLAGAVWSGDTARARRVAARLRHGTVWINDYHPYLPQAEWGGFGKSGIGRELGLSGLDEYRESKHIYENLRPAPVRWFAG; encoded by the coding sequence GTGTCGGCAGCAGAGACCATTCATGTAGACGGGGTGTGGCGAGCCGCCGCATCCGGCGCCGTACGGGAGGTTCTCGACCCCGCCGATGCCCGGCCGTTCCGTACCGTGGCGGAGGGCGGCGCGGCGGACGCCGACGCCGCGGTCCTGGCAGCGCACCGCGCCTTCGACGGCGGACAGGGCACCTGGCCGCGCACCCCGGTGGCCGAACGCGCCGCCCTGCTCCGCCGGGTCGCCGGACTGCTGCAGCGGGACCGTGAGGAGCTCGCGCTCATCGAGAGCCGCGACACCGGCAAGACCCTGGAAGAGGGCCGGGTGGACGTCGACGACGTCACGAACGCCTTCGGTTACTTCGCCGATCTGGTGACGAACGAGAGCGGCGGCCGGGTCGTGGACGCCGGATCGCCCGATGTGCACAGCGTGGTCGTGCACGAGCCGGTCGGCGTCTGCGCCCTCATCACGCCCTGGAACTACCCCCTGCTGCAGGCCAGCTGGAAGATCGCACCGGCTCTCGCGGCGGGCAACACCTTCGTCGTCAAGCCCAGCGAGGTCACCCCGCTGTCCACCGTGCACCTGGTGAAGCTGCTGGTGGAGGCCGGTCTGCCCGCCGGAGTGGCGAACATCGTCACCGGACCGGGCGTCCCCGTCGGCGCCCGGCTGGCCGAACACCCGCAGGTCGACCTGTTCTCCTTCACCGGCGGACTGGCCAGCGGCACCAGGGCCGCACAGTCCGCGGTCGCCGGGGCGAAGCGGATCGCACTGGAGCTGGGCGGCAAGAACCCCAATGTGGTCTTCGCCGACGCCTGCGCCACCGAGGACGGCTTCGACACCGCCGTCGACCAGGCCCTGAACGCCGCCTTCATCCACAGCGGCCAGGTCTGCTCGGCAGGCGCCCGGCTCATCGTCGAGGAGTCCGTCAAGGACCGCTTCGTCACCGAACTCGCCCACCGCGCCGAGAAGATCAGGCTCGGCCGGGGCACCGCCGACGGCGTCGAGTGCGGACCGCTGGTCTCCCAGCAGCAGCTCGACAAGGTCGAGGCGTACGTCGCCTCCGCGCTGGCCGAGGGCGCGAAGCTGCGCTGCGGCGGACAGCGCCCGGAACCGTCCGAACTGCGGCCCGCCACCGGCTACTTCTACCTGCCCACCGTCCTGGACGGCTGCCACCGCGAGATGAAGGTCGTCCGTGAGGAGACCTTCGGCCCCATCCTGACCGTGGAGTCCTTCCGCGACGAGGAGGAGGCCGTGGCCCTCGCCAACGACACCGAGTACGGACTGGCGGGCGCCGTCTGGTCGGGCGACACCGCCCGCGCCCGGCGCGTCGCCGCCCGGCTGCGGCACGGCACCGTCTGGATCAACGACTACCACCCCTACCTCCCGCAGGCGGAGTGGGGCGGCTTCGGCAAGTCGGGCATCGGCCGGGAACTGGGCCTCTCGGGCCTCGACGAGTACCGCGAGTCGAAGCACATCTACGAGAACCTGCGGCCCGCACCGGTCCGCTGGTTCGCGGGCTGA
- a CDS encoding acetylxylan esterase produces the protein MPLMDKPLEELRSYLPDREEPEDFDAFWTETLAEARRHDRPAVFTPYDACLTEVNVFDVSFPGFGGDPVAGWLLVPASATGPLPCVVGFLGYGGGRGFPYEWLTWPSAGYAHLLMDTRGQGGSLQPGATGDPHGSAGSSSPGMVTRGIQDPADYYYRRVFTDAVRAVDAARSHPSVDPERIVIAGGSQGGGIALAASALADGVTAALVDQPSLCHFRRALDVVEGNAYREIWTYLRTHRDSAEQVFRTLSYFDGVNFAARAHVPALFSVALMDDICPPSTVFAAYNHWAGPRSIRVWPWNRHEGGGYFQDLEQLRFLRALRSDGPTGLDNGPLYTA, from the coding sequence GTGCCGCTGATGGACAAACCCCTGGAGGAGCTGCGGAGTTACCTCCCGGACCGGGAGGAACCCGAGGACTTCGACGCCTTCTGGACCGAAACCCTCGCCGAGGCCCGCCGTCACGACCGGCCCGCGGTCTTCACCCCGTACGACGCCTGCCTGACCGAGGTGAACGTCTTCGACGTGAGCTTCCCCGGCTTCGGGGGCGACCCGGTGGCCGGCTGGCTGCTGGTCCCCGCCTCCGCCACCGGACCACTGCCCTGCGTGGTCGGCTTCCTCGGCTACGGCGGCGGGCGCGGCTTCCCGTACGAGTGGCTGACCTGGCCGTCCGCCGGGTACGCCCATCTGCTGATGGACACCCGCGGCCAGGGCGGCTCACTGCAGCCCGGTGCCACCGGCGACCCGCACGGCAGCGCCGGTTCGTCGTCGCCCGGCATGGTCACCCGCGGGATCCAGGACCCGGCCGACTACTACTACCGCCGGGTCTTCACCGACGCGGTACGCGCCGTGGACGCCGCCCGCAGCCACCCGTCGGTCGACCCCGAGCGCATCGTCATCGCCGGCGGCAGCCAGGGCGGCGGCATCGCGCTCGCCGCATCGGCACTGGCCGACGGGGTGACCGCCGCCCTGGTCGACCAGCCGTCCCTGTGCCACTTCCGACGGGCACTCGACGTGGTGGAAGGCAACGCCTACCGCGAGATCTGGACGTATCTGCGGACCCACCGCGACTCCGCGGAACAGGTCTTCCGGACCCTGTCCTACTTCGACGGGGTCAACTTCGCCGCGCGGGCGCACGTTCCCGCGCTGTTCTCGGTGGCGCTGATGGACGACATCTGCCCGCCGTCGACGGTCTTCGCCGCGTACAACCACTGGGCGGGGCCGCGCAGCATCCGGGTGTGGCCCTGGAACCGGCACGAAGGAGGGGGCTACTTCCAGGACCTGGAGCAGCTGCGGTTCCTGCGGGCACTGCGGTCGGACGGCCCCACGGGGCTCGACAACGGGCCGCTGTACACGGCCTGA
- a CDS encoding glycogen debranching N-terminal domain-containing protein, giving the protein MAVQGHPAGGPPPTDVVTEGLQPFLHDTCTTLYAPSLVLSRSHGDFAGGADGFFHGDRRMLATLSLQVRNIPLAPVGTVLISAEQTVFRAVLRGVGEHTADPAVTLLRRRSVDPGTLREDVEITNAGLQEVRFAMTLTAGTDLARMADVKAGRPRPALPARAEGDGLAWSDGEVTVRLRPASGSPRIEPADGALHYQVTIPSGGTWRTSVECTVVDAEPDQFPAVARDAVPWSPVELRSADRRLDRLLARSVDDLGRLLLSDPLDPGDRFLAAGSPWFLTLFGRDSLWAARMLLPLGTELAAGTLRTLARRQGAVTDPDTEEQPGKILHEVRRDERDLAEGPVLPPVYYGTVDATPLWVILLHDAWRWGLDPEQVRDLLPHMEAALEWLATHGDADGDGLLEYIDTTGHGLANQGWKDSGDSIRWRDGRLAEAPIALCEVQAYGYEAALAGAALLRAFDRPGAERWEEWAARLRVRFRESFWVEDASGRYPAVALDADKRPVDAVTSGFGHLLGTGLLDPEESALLAARLAGPELDSGFGLRTLSTDSTGFNPFGYHIGSIWPHDTAIAVHGLVRAGFPREAASLAAGLVEASAAFDARLPELFAGHGSAVDSSPAPYPASCRPQAWSAASVVLLLQAALGLEADVPGGTLRLAPHASDGLGPLDLSGFQVAGAPLSVSLDAAGRARVDAPDQLTVRGAERGAHPNPPPHDPARPEHTTPGTGELPPCR; this is encoded by the coding sequence ATGGCCGTCCAGGGACACCCCGCCGGGGGCCCTCCGCCCACGGACGTCGTCACCGAGGGTCTGCAGCCCTTCCTGCATGACACCTGCACCACGCTCTACGCCCCCAGCCTGGTGCTCTCCAGGTCGCACGGGGACTTCGCGGGCGGAGCCGACGGGTTCTTCCACGGCGATCGCCGGATGCTCGCGACGCTGTCCCTCCAGGTCCGGAACATCCCGCTGGCACCGGTCGGCACCGTGCTGATATCCGCCGAGCAGACCGTCTTCCGGGCAGTTCTGCGCGGTGTGGGTGAGCACACCGCCGACCCCGCGGTCACCCTCCTGCGCCGCCGCTCGGTCGACCCGGGCACCCTGCGCGAGGACGTGGAGATCACCAACGCCGGGCTCCAGGAGGTCCGGTTCGCGATGACCCTCACCGCGGGGACCGATCTGGCGCGGATGGCCGACGTCAAGGCAGGCCGGCCCCGTCCCGCGCTGCCCGCCCGTGCCGAGGGCGACGGCCTGGCCTGGAGCGACGGGGAGGTCACCGTCCGGCTGCGCCCCGCTTCCGGGTCCCCGCGGATCGAGCCCGCCGACGGCGCGCTGCACTACCAGGTGACGATTCCTTCCGGCGGTACCTGGCGGACGTCCGTCGAGTGCACCGTCGTCGACGCGGAGCCGGACCAGTTCCCGGCCGTGGCCCGTGACGCCGTACCGTGGTCGCCCGTCGAACTGCGCAGCGCCGACCGGCGCCTGGACCGGCTGCTCGCCCGGTCCGTGGACGATCTGGGGCGGCTGCTGCTGTCCGACCCGCTCGACCCGGGTGACCGCTTCCTCGCGGCCGGCTCCCCGTGGTTCCTCACGCTCTTCGGGCGGGACTCCCTCTGGGCCGCGCGGATGCTGCTGCCGCTCGGCACCGAACTGGCCGCGGGCACCCTGCGCACCCTCGCCCGGCGGCAGGGCGCGGTCACCGACCCGGACACCGAGGAACAGCCCGGCAAGATCCTGCACGAAGTCCGCCGCGACGAACGCGACTTGGCAGAGGGACCCGTTCTGCCGCCGGTCTACTACGGAACCGTGGACGCCACCCCCCTCTGGGTGATCCTGCTGCACGACGCCTGGCGCTGGGGTCTGGATCCCGAGCAGGTACGGGACTTGCTGCCGCACATGGAGGCCGCCCTGGAATGGCTCGCCACCCACGGCGACGCCGACGGGGACGGTCTGCTCGAATACATCGACACCACCGGCCACGGCCTCGCCAACCAGGGCTGGAAGGACTCCGGCGACTCCATCCGCTGGCGGGACGGCCGCCTCGCCGAGGCCCCCATCGCGCTGTGCGAGGTGCAGGCGTACGGCTACGAGGCCGCGCTCGCCGGGGCCGCGCTGCTCCGTGCCTTCGACCGGCCGGGCGCCGAACGCTGGGAGGAGTGGGCCGCCCGGCTGCGGGTCCGCTTCCGGGAGAGCTTCTGGGTCGAGGACGCGTCGGGCCGCTACCCGGCGGTGGCGCTGGACGCCGACAAGCGCCCGGTGGACGCGGTCACTTCGGGCTTCGGCCATCTCCTGGGCACCGGGCTGCTCGACCCGGAGGAGAGCGCCCTGCTCGCCGCCCGCCTCGCCGGACCCGAGCTGGACTCCGGCTTCGGACTGCGGACCCTCAGCACCGACTCCACCGGGTTCAACCCCTTCGGCTACCACATCGGTTCCATCTGGCCGCACGACACCGCCATCGCGGTGCACGGCCTGGTCAGGGCCGGATTCCCGCGCGAGGCCGCCTCGTTGGCCGCCGGACTGGTCGAGGCCTCCGCGGCCTTCGACGCCCGGCTCCCCGAACTGTTCGCGGGCCACGGATCCGCCGTCGACAGTTCCCCCGCGCCCTACCCGGCGTCCTGCCGCCCGCAGGCCTGGTCGGCGGCCTCGGTCGTACTGCTGCTCCAAGCGGCCCTCGGCCTGGAGGCGGACGTGCCCGGCGGCACGCTGCGCCTGGCCCCGCACGCCTCGGACGGCCTGGGCCCGCTGGACCTGAGCGGCTTCCAGGTCGCCGGCGCCCCCCTGTCCGTATCGCTCGACGCGGCGGGCCGGGCCCGGGTGGACGCACCGGACCAGCTCACCGTCCGGGGCGCCGAGCGCGGGGCGCACCCGAATCCGCCCCCGCACGACCCGGCCCGTCCGGAACACACCACCCCCGGAACCGGGGAGCTGCCCCCGTGCCGCTGA
- a CDS encoding LacI family DNA-binding transcriptional regulator, translating into MARTTPGGGRGNAPVTLALVAQRAGVSTQTVSNALNSPELLAPRTLERVRAAITELDYRPHQAARSLRTRSSRLIGYGIQPTPPGLSTPVHDHFLHALSDSADKAGYRMLLFAAPIGGDDETERYDDLLREHSVDAFVLSNTYRGDRRHAWLHKHGVPFVAFGRTWAARDISDWVDVDGAHGTGAAVDHLVAAGHRKIAFLGWPRGSGVGDDRARGWREAMRQHGLPVRELRVSSVDDVDAARDAVGPVLTRATAVVAASDTLALGCYRALRDSGRSPGRDVAVVGFDDSPAAGLLSPSLSSVRQPLEEVGRACTRLLMSRINDRRVEPEQILLAPELVVRESSATTLRP; encoded by the coding sequence GTGGCACGTACAACCCCTGGTGGCGGGCGCGGAAACGCGCCGGTCACGCTGGCTCTGGTAGCCCAGCGCGCGGGAGTGTCCACGCAGACGGTCTCCAACGCGCTCAACTCCCCCGAGCTGCTGGCACCGAGGACACTGGAGCGGGTCCGGGCCGCGATCACCGAGCTGGACTACCGTCCGCACCAGGCCGCCCGCTCGCTGCGCACCCGTTCGAGCCGGCTGATCGGATACGGCATCCAGCCGACGCCACCGGGTCTGTCGACGCCCGTGCACGATCACTTCCTGCACGCACTGTCGGACTCGGCGGACAAGGCCGGGTACCGCATGCTGCTGTTCGCCGCCCCCATCGGCGGGGACGACGAGACCGAGCGTTACGACGATCTGCTGCGGGAACACTCGGTCGACGCCTTTGTGCTCAGCAACACCTACCGCGGCGACCGCCGGCACGCCTGGTTGCACAAACACGGCGTTCCCTTCGTCGCGTTCGGCCGGACCTGGGCCGCTCGCGACATCAGTGACTGGGTGGACGTCGACGGCGCCCACGGAACCGGGGCCGCGGTCGATCATCTGGTGGCCGCCGGTCACCGCAAGATCGCCTTCCTCGGCTGGCCGCGCGGTTCCGGTGTCGGCGACGACCGGGCCCGCGGCTGGCGGGAGGCGATGCGGCAGCACGGTCTGCCCGTACGCGAACTACGGGTGTCCTCGGTGGACGACGTGGACGCCGCACGGGACGCGGTGGGACCTGTCCTGACGCGTGCCACGGCGGTCGTCGCGGCCAGCGACACCCTGGCGCTGGGCTGCTACCGGGCGCTGCGCGACAGCGGCCGGAGTCCGGGCAGGGACGTGGCGGTGGTCGGCTTCGACGACTCCCCCGCCGCCGGTCTGCTCTCCCCGAGCCTCAGCAGCGTCCGCCAGCCGCTGGAGGAGGTCGGCCGGGCGTGCACCCGGCTGCTCATGTCCCGTATCAACGACCGGCGGGTCGAGCCGGAGCAGATCCTGCTGGCACCGGAACTGGTGGTCCGGGAGAGCTCTGCGACCACGCTCCGCCCGTAA
- a CDS encoding sugar ABC transporter substrate-binding protein gives MTVRRAATATAVCGAFLLTGCSSNFGSNSSAEQDTKSKQSLNVMIGSSGDAETKAVRTAAAAWAKKTGNTVTVVPAQNLDQQLGQALAGGKPPDVFYVGSSVFANYAKGNSLYAYGDQLADKDDFSASLRKSFSYGGKFMCAPKDSSTLALAVNTTMWKNTGLTEADYPKTWEDLEKTARRLTTKKVTGLVVDGSYNELGGFLKQSGGWITDAGQTKVTADSAANVKALTYLKKLLGEGVLKYPKQVDTGWGGEALGTQKAAMTIEGNWLTGAMKTDYPSVGYKVVALPEGPSGKGTLSFSTCWGIANKSSHHAAAVSLVKALTTAEQQLSFADAFGVMPSRDSALATFKEKHPQDKAFSDGAAYAQGPVTVPGFTKVLTQFDTDLAGLATADPKKILSDLQTNGEQVLKGGN, from the coding sequence ATGACAGTACGCAGAGCCGCGACCGCCACCGCTGTGTGCGGCGCGTTCCTGCTCACCGGGTGTTCGTCCAACTTCGGCAGCAACAGCAGCGCCGAACAGGACACCAAGAGCAAACAGAGCCTCAACGTGATGATCGGCTCCTCGGGCGACGCCGAGACGAAGGCCGTCAGGACAGCGGCTGCGGCCTGGGCGAAGAAGACCGGCAACACCGTCACGGTGGTGCCCGCCCAGAATCTGGACCAGCAGCTCGGCCAGGCGCTGGCGGGAGGCAAGCCGCCGGACGTCTTCTACGTGGGCTCGTCGGTCTTCGCCAACTACGCCAAGGGCAACTCGCTGTACGCCTACGGGGACCAGCTCGCGGACAAGGACGACTTCTCGGCGTCGCTGCGCAAGTCCTTCAGCTACGGCGGCAAGTTCATGTGCGCGCCCAAGGACAGCTCCACCCTGGCGCTGGCGGTCAACACCACGATGTGGAAGAATACCGGTCTCACCGAGGCCGACTACCCGAAGACCTGGGAGGACCTGGAGAAGACCGCCAGGAGGCTGACCACGAAGAAGGTCACCGGTCTGGTCGTGGACGGCTCGTACAACGAGCTCGGCGGCTTCCTCAAGCAGTCCGGCGGATGGATAACCGACGCCGGGCAGACCAAGGTGACCGCTGACAGCGCCGCCAACGTCAAGGCGCTGACGTACCTCAAGAAGCTGCTGGGCGAAGGCGTGCTGAAGTACCCCAAGCAGGTCGACACCGGCTGGGGCGGCGAGGCGCTCGGTACGCAGAAGGCCGCGATGACCATCGAGGGCAACTGGCTGACCGGGGCGATGAAGACGGACTACCCGTCCGTGGGCTACAAGGTCGTCGCCCTGCCCGAGGGGCCGTCCGGCAAGGGCACGCTGTCCTTCAGCACCTGCTGGGGCATCGCCAACAAGAGCTCCCACCACGCCGCCGCCGTGTCGCTGGTCAAGGCGCTCACCACCGCGGAGCAGCAGCTGTCCTTCGCCGATGCCTTCGGGGTCATGCCGTCGCGGGACAGCGCACTGGCCACCTTCAAGGAGAAGCACCCGCAGGACAAGGCGTTCAGCGACGGGGCGGCGTACGCGCAGGGCCCGGTCACCGTTCCCGGGTTCACCAAGGTGCTGACCCAGTTCGACACCGATCTGGCCGGGCTGGCGACCGCCGATCCCAAGAAGATCCTTTCCGACCTGCAGACCAATGGTGAGCAGGTACTCAAGGGCGGCAACTGA
- a CDS encoding carbohydrate ABC transporter permease: protein MSQHGNGAVAVPVGAGGAGAGPAGRARGAGTQRGRRGPGGRRGTGIKGRQGMWGWLFVSPMVIVLGLFLLLPIGMALWVSMLHWDGQSNPFSGAADFVGVHNYTDLLTREGQDRKLFMTSVRNNLYYVLLVVPLQTALSLGLAIAVNSRRIKGKGLFRTVFYFPSVTSSIAISTVFLFLFQGSGAVNALLKWVGITGPKWFTDAHGLVWSLLGMLGIVDPDRPVPALAAHGFLGLSWWDWLSGPSIAMCTIIVLAVWTTSGTYMLIFLAALQDVPAELEEAALLDGASRWQSFRNVTLPALRPVLFLVVTLGLIGSWQVFDAVYVMSQGAPANTTLTPAFLSYTAGFQDADYGRAAAIAFILLAIILAMTVVQRVLLRDRDAAGTGTRGRFPRRRTS from the coding sequence ATGAGCCAGCACGGCAACGGCGCCGTCGCGGTGCCGGTGGGGGCCGGAGGTGCCGGCGCCGGACCGGCCGGCCGCGCCCGCGGCGCCGGAACGCAGCGCGGACGCCGCGGCCCCGGGGGTCGCCGAGGCACCGGTATCAAGGGCCGCCAGGGAATGTGGGGGTGGCTGTTCGTCAGCCCCATGGTGATCGTCCTCGGGCTGTTCCTGCTGCTGCCCATCGGGATGGCCCTGTGGGTGAGCATGCTGCACTGGGACGGGCAGTCGAACCCGTTCAGCGGCGCCGCCGACTTCGTAGGAGTGCACAACTACACCGATCTGCTGACCCGCGAGGGGCAGGACCGGAAACTGTTCATGACGTCGGTACGCAACAACCTGTACTACGTCCTGCTGGTGGTGCCGTTGCAGACGGCCCTCTCGCTGGGGCTGGCCATCGCCGTCAACAGCCGCCGGATCAAGGGGAAAGGGTTGTTCCGGACCGTCTTCTACTTCCCCTCGGTGACCAGTTCCATCGCCATCTCGACCGTCTTCCTCTTCCTGTTCCAGGGCAGCGGCGCGGTGAACGCGCTGCTGAAGTGGGTCGGCATCACCGGACCGAAGTGGTTCACCGACGCCCACGGCCTGGTGTGGAGCCTGCTCGGCATGCTCGGCATCGTCGACCCCGACAGGCCGGTGCCCGCGCTCGCGGCCCACGGATTCCTGGGACTGTCCTGGTGGGACTGGCTGTCCGGGCCGTCCATCGCGATGTGCACCATCATCGTGCTGGCGGTGTGGACCACCTCGGGCACCTACATGCTGATCTTCCTCGCCGCGCTCCAGGACGTCCCCGCCGAGTTGGAGGAGGCGGCGCTGCTGGACGGCGCCAGCCGCTGGCAGTCCTTCCGCAACGTCACGCTCCCGGCCCTCAGGCCGGTGCTGTTCCTGGTGGTCACCCTCGGACTGATCGGCTCCTGGCAGGTCTTCGACGCGGTCTACGTGATGAGCCAGGGCGCACCCGCCAACACCACGCTCACCCCCGCGTTCCTCTCGTACACCGCCGGATTCCAGGATGCCGACTACGGGCGCGCGGCAGCGATCGCCTTCATCCTGCTGGCGATCATCCTGGCGATGACCGTGGTGCAGCGCGTGCTGCTCCGCGACCGCGACGCGGCCGGCACCGGTACGCGTGGCCGGTTCCCCCGCAGGAGGACCTCATGA